A region of Penaeus chinensis breed Huanghai No. 1 chromosome 38, ASM1920278v2, whole genome shotgun sequence DNA encodes the following proteins:
- the LOC125046212 gene encoding trafficking protein particle complex subunit 4-like, translating to MPIHSLYILSKSGGLIYQLDNNIPTIENEKTFSFPLEVKLEVQNRNIMVVYGQRDGIKVGHTLVSVNGMKVTGQQLDDGRDAMQVLANEANYPINLKFARPKLTTNEKIFQASMFYPLYALACQLSPETRSSGIETIESDNFRMNCFQTLTGVKFMLISDPKHAGIDTLLHRVYEIYSDFALKNPFYSLEMPIRCELFDEHIKSTLEQAERLGISSI from the exons ATGCCAATTCACAGTCTTTATATCCTGAGCAAGTCTGGGGGTCTGATTTACCAGCTGGATAACAACATTCCAactatagaaaatgaaaaaacattTAGCTTTCCTCTTGAGGTTAAGCTTGAGGTGCAGAACAGAAACATCATGGTTGTGTATGGTCAGCGTGATGGGATTAAAG TTGGACACACATTAGTGTCTGTGAATGGCATGAAGGTGACAGGCCAACAACTTGATGACGGACGTGATGCCATGCAGGTTCTCGCTAATGAGGCAAACTATCCTATTAACCTGAAGTTTGCACGACCCAAGTTGACCACAAATGAGAAGATTTTCCAG gCATCAATGTTTTATCCTCTTTATGCACTGGCTTGTCAGCTAAGCCCAGAGACAAGAAGCTCAGGGATAGAGACTATTGAAAGTGACAACTTCAGGATGAACTGCTTCCAGACACTAACAG GAGTGAAGTTTATGCTTATCTCCGACCCCAAACACGCAGGCATAGATACCCTTCTCCACAGAGTATATGAAATCTACTCCGACTTTGCCCTCAAGAACCCCTTCTATTCCCTAGAGATGCCCATAAGATGTGAACTCTTTGACGAACACATAAAATCCACTCTTGAACAGGCCGAGAGATTAGGAATAAGTAGTATATGA